A genomic segment from Castor canadensis chromosome 1, mCasCan1.hap1v2, whole genome shotgun sequence encodes:
- the Rrp8 gene encoding ribosomal RNA-processing protein 8 isoform X2, producing the protein MFEEPEWAEAAPVAVGVELLTSRPRPTAAPQVKGRKRRQLLATLRALEAACLSQQLPSLPGSDSEEEEEVEKKKKRPSKVTFSSASAEVREKWKKKSQKQGPSHSDSEDKEGERKKYCKQALLGSDYAEDEKRKRKCQKKAPPNPTQHLDHADQAGHEAWKNSGTNDPPKPSPGSTSPTTPHTLSRKQWRNRQKNKRRHKNKFRPPHTSDQVPVETKTEETEMPPALRSDSHEARAGALRARMTQRLDGARFRYLNEQLYSGTSSAAQRLFQEDPEAFLLYHQGFQKQMKKWPLQPVDQIARDLRRRPASLVVADFGCGDCRLASSIRNPVHCFDLASLDPRVTVCDMAQVPLEDKSVDVAVFCLSLMGTNIRDFLQEANRVLKPGGLLKLAEVSSRFGDVRTFLRAVTKLGFKVISKSRFKNPEHLKFLHMSSVHRIWQHTKGPAIT; encoded by the exons CGAGCTCTTGACCTCACGGCCTCGGCCGACAGCAGCCCCGCAAGTCAAG GGCCGCAAGCGCCGCCAGCTCTTGGCCACATTACGGGCCCTAGAAGCAGCATGTCTTTCCCAACAACTCCCCAGCCTACCTGGCAGTGActctgaagaggaggaggaagtagaaaaaaagaagaaacgcCCCTCAAAAGTCACATTTTCCAGTGCCTCTGCTGAAGTCagggagaaatggaagaagaaaagtcaaaaacAGGGTCCATCTCACAGTGACTCCGAGgacaaggaaggggaaagaaagaaatactgcaaaCAAGCTCTTCTTGGCAGTGACTATGCtgaagatgagaaaagaaagaggaaatgccAGAAAAAGGCTCCTCCAAACCCAACCCAGCACTTGGACCATGCTGACCAAGCAG GTCATGAAGCCTGGAAGAACAGTGGTACAAATGATCCACCCAAGCCAAGCCCAGGGTCCACTTCCCCTACAACTCCCCATACCTTAAGTCGCAAGCAATGGCGGAACCGGCAGAAGAACAAGCGGAGACACAAGAACAAATTTCGGCCACCTCATACCTCAGACCAGGTTCCTGTAGAGACCAAAACAGAGGAGACAGAGATGCCTCCTGCCCTGAGGTCAGACAGCCATGAGGCTCGTGCTGGGGCCCTGCGAGCCCGCATGACACAGCGGCTAGATGGAGCCCGATTTCGCTACCTCAATGAACAGCTGTACTCAGGGACCAGCAGCGCTGCACAACGCCTCTTTCAGGAAGACCCTGAAGCTTTTCTCCTCTATCATCAGGGCTTCCAGAAGCAAATGAAGAAGTGGCCACTGCAGCCAGTAGACCAAATTGCCAGGGATCTTCGCCGGAg GCCCGCATCTTTGGTGGTGGCTGACTTTGGCTGTGGGGATTGCCGCCTAGCTTCAAGTATTCGGAATCCTGTACACTGCTTTGACTTGGCCTCTCTGGATCCCAGGGTCACTGTATGTGACATGGCCCAG gtgcctctggaagaTAAGTCTGTGGATGTGGCTGTGTTTTGCCTTTCTCTGATGGGGACCAATATCAGGGACTTCCTACAGGAGGCAAATCGAGTACTCAAGCCAGG GGGTCTCCTGAAGTTGGCTGAGGTCAGTAGCCGTTTTGGGGATGTTCGGACCTTTCTGAGGGCTGTGACCAAGCTGGGCTTCAAGGTCATCTCCAAG agcaggttcaagaaccctgagcacctgaaattcctgcacatgtcatcCGTGCATCGTATTTGGCAACACACgaagggaccagccatcacctAA
- the Rrp8 gene encoding ribosomal RNA-processing protein 8 isoform X1, with the protein MFEEPEWAEAAPVAVGVELLTSRPRPTAAPQVKGRKRRQLLATLRALEAACLSQQLPSLPGSDSEEEEEVEKKKKRPSKVTFSSASAEVREKWKKKSQKQGPSHSDSEDKEGERKKYCKQALLGSDYAEDEKRKRKCQKKAPPNPTQHLDHADQAGHEAWKNSGTNDPPKPSPGSTSPTTPHTLSRKQWRNRQKNKRRHKNKFRPPHTSDQVPVETKTEETEMPPALRSDSHEARAGALRARMTQRLDGARFRYLNEQLYSGTSSAAQRLFQEDPEAFLLYHQGFQKQMKKWPLQPVDQIARDLRRRPASLVVADFGCGDCRLASSIRNPVHCFDLASLDPRVTVCDMAQVPLEDKSVDVAVFCLSLMGTNIRDFLQEANRVLKPGGLLKLAEVSSRFGDVRTFLRAVTKLGFKVISKDLTNSHFFLFDFEKTGPPQIGPKAQLSGLKLHPCLYKRR; encoded by the exons CGAGCTCTTGACCTCACGGCCTCGGCCGACAGCAGCCCCGCAAGTCAAG GGCCGCAAGCGCCGCCAGCTCTTGGCCACATTACGGGCCCTAGAAGCAGCATGTCTTTCCCAACAACTCCCCAGCCTACCTGGCAGTGActctgaagaggaggaggaagtagaaaaaaagaagaaacgcCCCTCAAAAGTCACATTTTCCAGTGCCTCTGCTGAAGTCagggagaaatggaagaagaaaagtcaaaaacAGGGTCCATCTCACAGTGACTCCGAGgacaaggaaggggaaagaaagaaatactgcaaaCAAGCTCTTCTTGGCAGTGACTATGCtgaagatgagaaaagaaagaggaaatgccAGAAAAAGGCTCCTCCAAACCCAACCCAGCACTTGGACCATGCTGACCAAGCAG GTCATGAAGCCTGGAAGAACAGTGGTACAAATGATCCACCCAAGCCAAGCCCAGGGTCCACTTCCCCTACAACTCCCCATACCTTAAGTCGCAAGCAATGGCGGAACCGGCAGAAGAACAAGCGGAGACACAAGAACAAATTTCGGCCACCTCATACCTCAGACCAGGTTCCTGTAGAGACCAAAACAGAGGAGACAGAGATGCCTCCTGCCCTGAGGTCAGACAGCCATGAGGCTCGTGCTGGGGCCCTGCGAGCCCGCATGACACAGCGGCTAGATGGAGCCCGATTTCGCTACCTCAATGAACAGCTGTACTCAGGGACCAGCAGCGCTGCACAACGCCTCTTTCAGGAAGACCCTGAAGCTTTTCTCCTCTATCATCAGGGCTTCCAGAAGCAAATGAAGAAGTGGCCACTGCAGCCAGTAGACCAAATTGCCAGGGATCTTCGCCGGAg GCCCGCATCTTTGGTGGTGGCTGACTTTGGCTGTGGGGATTGCCGCCTAGCTTCAAGTATTCGGAATCCTGTACACTGCTTTGACTTGGCCTCTCTGGATCCCAGGGTCACTGTATGTGACATGGCCCAG gtgcctctggaagaTAAGTCTGTGGATGTGGCTGTGTTTTGCCTTTCTCTGATGGGGACCAATATCAGGGACTTCCTACAGGAGGCAAATCGAGTACTCAAGCCAGG GGGTCTCCTGAAGTTGGCTGAGGTCAGTAGCCGTTTTGGGGATGTTCGGACCTTTCTGAGGGCTGTGACCAAGCTGGGCTTCAAGGTCATCTCCAAG GACTTGACCAACAGTCACTTCTTCTTGTTTGATTTTGAAAAGACTGGGCCTCCACAGATAGGGCCCAAGGCTCAGCTCTCAGGCCTGAAACTTCATCCATGTCTCTACAAGCGCAGGTGA